A region of Onychomys torridus chromosome 10, mOncTor1.1, whole genome shotgun sequence DNA encodes the following proteins:
- the Ythdc1 gene encoding YTH domain-containing protein 1 isoform X6, translated as MAADSREEKEDCQDCSSWLFSDGELNVLDDILTEVPEQDDELYNPESEQDKNEKKGSKRKSERMESTDSKRQKPSIHSRQLISKPLSSSVSNNKRIVSTKGKSVTEYKNEEYQRSERNKRLDADRKIRLSSSSSREPYKTQPEKACLRKRDSERRAKSPTPDGSERIGLEVDRRASRSSQSSKEEVNSEEYGSDHETGSSGSSDEQGNNTENEEEGVEEDVEEDEEVDEDAEDDEEVDEDAEEEEEEDEEEEEEEEEEEDYEQDERDQKEEGNDYDTRSEASDSGSESVSFTDGSVRSGSGTDGSDEKKKERKRARGISPIVFDRSGSSASESYADQTSKLKYVLQDARFFLIKSNNHENVSLAKAKGVWSTLPVNEKKLNLAFRSARSVILIFSVRESGKFQGFARLSSESHHGGSPIHWVLPAGMSAKMLGGVFKIDWICRRELPFTKSAHLTNPWNEHKPVKIGRDGQEIELECGTQLCLLFPPDESIDLYQLIHKMRHKRRMHSQPRSRGRPSRREPVRDVGRRRPEDYDIHNSRKKPRIDYPPEFHQRPGYLKDPRYQEVDRRFSGVRRDVFLNGSYNDYVREFHNMGPPPPWQGMPPYPGMEQPPHHPYYQHHAPPPQAHPPYSGHHPVPHEARYRDKRVHDYDMRVDDFLRRTQAVVSGRRSRPRERDRERERDRPRDNRRDRERDRGRDRERERERICDRDRDRGERGRYRR; from the exons atgggGAACTTAATGTTTTAGATGATATTTTGACTGAAGTACCAGAACAGGATGATGAACTGTACAATCCAGAGAGTGAACaggataaaaatgagaaaaaag gatcaaaaagaaaaagtgaacgAATGGAATCTACTGACAGCAAGCGACAGAAGCCTTCCATCCATTCACGGCAGTTGATTTCCAAGCCACTGAGCTCATCTGTTAGCAATAATAAAAGAATAGTTAGTACAAAAGGAAAGTCGGTTACAGAATATAAAAATGAGGAATATCAAAGATCTGAAAGGAACAAGCGTCTAGATGCTGATCGAAAAATTCGTCTGTCAAGTAGTTCTTCTCGAGAACCTTACAAGACTCAACCAGAAAAAGCTTGTCTACGGAAAAGGGATTCTGAAAGAAGGGCCAAGTCTCCTACACCAGATGGTTCTGAG AGAATTGGGCTTGAAGTTGATAGACGTGCAAGCAGATCCAGCCAATCCTCAAAGGAAGAAGTAAACTCTGAAGAATATGGCTCTGACCATGAGACGGGGAGCAGTGGTTCTTCTGATGAACAGGGCAACAACACTGAGAATGAGGAGGAAGGAGTGGAAGAAGATGTAGAGGAAGACGAAGAGGTAGACGAAGATGCAGAAGATGATGAGGAAGTGGATGAagatgcagaggaggaggaagaggaggatgaagaggaagaggaggaggaggaggaagaggaagactatGAACAGGACGAGAGAGatcagaaggaagagggaaatgactATGACACCCGGAGTGAGGCCAGTGACTCTGGTTCTGAGTCTGTTTCCTTCACAGATGGGTCTGTCAGATCTGGTTCAGGAACAGATGGATCAg atgagaaaaagaaggaaaggaagagagctcGAGGCATATCACCTATTGTTTTTGATAGAAGTGGCAGTTCTGCGTCAGAGTCATATGCAG atcaaaCCAGTAAACTCAAATATGTCCTTCAGGATGCAAGATTTTTCCTCATAAAGAGTAACAACCACGAGAATGTGTCCCTTGCCAAAGCTAAG GGTGTATGGTCCACATTGCCTGTAAATGAGAAGAAATTAAATCTTGCATTCAGATCTGCAAGGAGTGTTATCTTAATATTTTCTGTCAGAGAAAGTGGAAAATTTCAAG GTTTTGCCAGACTGTCTTCAGAATCACATCATGGTGGATCTCCTATACACTGGGTGCTTCCAGCAGGAATGAGTGCTAAAATGCTTGGAGGTGTCTTTAAAATTGACTGGATTTGCAG gCGTGAATTACCCTTCACTAAATCAGCTCATCTCACCAATCCTTGGAATGAACATAAGCCAGTCAAGATTGGGCGTGATGGAcag GAAATTGAACTTGAATGTGGAACCCAGCTTTGTCTTCTGTTTCCCCCTGATGAAAGTATTGACTTGTATCAGCTCATTCATAAAATGCGTCACAAGAGAAGAATGCATTCTCAGCCTCGATCAAGAGGACGACCATCCCGTCGAGAACCAGTCCGGGATGTGGGAAG GCGTCGACCAGAAGATTATGATATTCATAACAGCAGAAAGAAACCAAGGATTGACTATCCCCCTGAGTTTCACCAGAGACCAG GGTATTTAAAGGATCCCCGATACCAGGAAGTTGACAG ACGATTTTCAGGAGTTCGCCGAGATGTGTTTTTAAATGGG TCCTACAATGATTATGTGAGGGAATTTCATAACATGGGACCACCACCTCCTTGGCAAGGAATG CCTCCTTACCCGGGAATGGAACAGCCTCCACACCATCCTTACTACCAGCACCATGCTCCGCCTCCCCAAGCCCACCCCCCTTACTCAGGACACCATCCTGTACCCCATGAAGCAAGATACAGAGATAAACGAGTA cATGACTATGATATGAGGGTGGATGATTTCCTGCGCCGCACACAAGCTGTGGTCAGTGGTCGGAGAAGTAGACCCCGTGAAAGAGATCGGGAGCGAGAGCGAGACCGGCCTAGGGAtaacagaagagacagagaaagagacagaggtcGTGAtcgagaaagggaaagagaaagaatatgtgaTCGGGACAGAGACCGAGGGGAGAGAGGTCGTTACCGAAGATAA
- the Ythdc1 gene encoding YTH domain-containing protein 1 isoform X4 — MAADSREEKEDCQDCSSWLFSDGELNVLDDILTEVPEQDDELYNPESEQDKNEKKGSKRKSERMESTDSKRQKPSIHSRQLISKPLSSSVSNNKRIVSTKGKSVTEYKNEEYQRSERNKRLDADRKIRLSSSSSREPYKTQPEKACLRKRDSERRAKSPTPDGSERIGLEVDRRASRSSQSSKEEVNSEEYGSDHETGSSGSSDEQGNNTENEEEGVEEDVEEDEEVDEDAEDDEEVDEDAEEEEEEDEEEEEEEEEEEDYEQDERDQKEEGNDYDTRSEASDSGSESVSFTDGSVRSGSGTDGSDEKKKERKRARGISPIVFDRSGSSASESYADQTSKLKYVLQDARFFLIKSNNHENVSLAKAKGVWSTLPVNEKKLNLAFRSARSVILIFSVRESGKFQGFARLSSESHHGGSPIHWVLPAGMSAKMLGGVFKIDWICRRELPFTKSAHLTNPWNEHKPVKIGRDGQEIELECGTQLCLLFPPDESIDLYQLIHKMRHKRRMHSQPRSRGRPSRREPVRDVGRRRPEDYDIHNSRKKPRIDYPPEFHQRPGYLKDPRYQEVDSFTNLIPNRRFSGVRRDVFLNGSYNDYVREFHNMGPPPPWQGMPPYPGMEQPPHHPYYQHHAPPPQAHPPYSGHHPVPHEARYRDKRVHDYDMRVDDFLRRTQAVVSGRRSRPRERDRERERDRPRDNRRDRERDRGRDRERERERICDRDRDRGERGRYRR; from the exons atgggGAACTTAATGTTTTAGATGATATTTTGACTGAAGTACCAGAACAGGATGATGAACTGTACAATCCAGAGAGTGAACaggataaaaatgagaaaaaag gatcaaaaagaaaaagtgaacgAATGGAATCTACTGACAGCAAGCGACAGAAGCCTTCCATCCATTCACGGCAGTTGATTTCCAAGCCACTGAGCTCATCTGTTAGCAATAATAAAAGAATAGTTAGTACAAAAGGAAAGTCGGTTACAGAATATAAAAATGAGGAATATCAAAGATCTGAAAGGAACAAGCGTCTAGATGCTGATCGAAAAATTCGTCTGTCAAGTAGTTCTTCTCGAGAACCTTACAAGACTCAACCAGAAAAAGCTTGTCTACGGAAAAGGGATTCTGAAAGAAGGGCCAAGTCTCCTACACCAGATGGTTCTGAG AGAATTGGGCTTGAAGTTGATAGACGTGCAAGCAGATCCAGCCAATCCTCAAAGGAAGAAGTAAACTCTGAAGAATATGGCTCTGACCATGAGACGGGGAGCAGTGGTTCTTCTGATGAACAGGGCAACAACACTGAGAATGAGGAGGAAGGAGTGGAAGAAGATGTAGAGGAAGACGAAGAGGTAGACGAAGATGCAGAAGATGATGAGGAAGTGGATGAagatgcagaggaggaggaagaggaggatgaagaggaagaggaggaggaggaggaagaggaagactatGAACAGGACGAGAGAGatcagaaggaagagggaaatgactATGACACCCGGAGTGAGGCCAGTGACTCTGGTTCTGAGTCTGTTTCCTTCACAGATGGGTCTGTCAGATCTGGTTCAGGAACAGATGGATCAg atgagaaaaagaaggaaaggaagagagctcGAGGCATATCACCTATTGTTTTTGATAGAAGTGGCAGTTCTGCGTCAGAGTCATATGCAG atcaaaCCAGTAAACTCAAATATGTCCTTCAGGATGCAAGATTTTTCCTCATAAAGAGTAACAACCACGAGAATGTGTCCCTTGCCAAAGCTAAG GGTGTATGGTCCACATTGCCTGTAAATGAGAAGAAATTAAATCTTGCATTCAGATCTGCAAGGAGTGTTATCTTAATATTTTCTGTCAGAGAAAGTGGAAAATTTCAAG GTTTTGCCAGACTGTCTTCAGAATCACATCATGGTGGATCTCCTATACACTGGGTGCTTCCAGCAGGAATGAGTGCTAAAATGCTTGGAGGTGTCTTTAAAATTGACTGGATTTGCAG gCGTGAATTACCCTTCACTAAATCAGCTCATCTCACCAATCCTTGGAATGAACATAAGCCAGTCAAGATTGGGCGTGATGGAcag GAAATTGAACTTGAATGTGGAACCCAGCTTTGTCTTCTGTTTCCCCCTGATGAAAGTATTGACTTGTATCAGCTCATTCATAAAATGCGTCACAAGAGAAGAATGCATTCTCAGCCTCGATCAAGAGGACGACCATCCCGTCGAGAACCAGTCCGGGATGTGGGAAG GCGTCGACCAGAAGATTATGATATTCATAACAGCAGAAAGAAACCAAGGATTGACTATCCCCCTGAGTTTCACCAGAGACCAG GGTATTTAAAGGATCCCCGATACCAGGAAGTTGACAG TTTCACAAATCTTATTCCCAACAGACGATTTTCAGGAGTTCGCCGAGATGTGTTTTTAAATGGG TCCTACAATGATTATGTGAGGGAATTTCATAACATGGGACCACCACCTCCTTGGCAAGGAATG CCTCCTTACCCGGGAATGGAACAGCCTCCACACCATCCTTACTACCAGCACCATGCTCCGCCTCCCCAAGCCCACCCCCCTTACTCAGGACACCATCCTGTACCCCATGAAGCAAGATACAGAGATAAACGAGTA cATGACTATGATATGAGGGTGGATGATTTCCTGCGCCGCACACAAGCTGTGGTCAGTGGTCGGAGAAGTAGACCCCGTGAAAGAGATCGGGAGCGAGAGCGAGACCGGCCTAGGGAtaacagaagagacagagaaagagacagaggtcGTGAtcgagaaagggaaagagaaagaatatgtgaTCGGGACAGAGACCGAGGGGAGAGAGGTCGTTACCGAAGATAA
- the Ythdc1 gene encoding YTH domain-containing protein 1 isoform X2 — MAADSREEKEDCQDCSSWLFSDGELNVLDDILTEVPEQDDELYNPESEQDKNEKKGSKRKSERMESTDSKRQKPSIHSRQLISKPLSSSVSNNKRIVSTKGKSVTEYKNEEYQRSERNKRLDADRKIRLSSSSSREPYKTQPEKACLRKRDSERRAKSPTPDGSERIGLEVDRRASRSSQSSKEEVNSEEYGSDHETGSSGSSDEQGNNTENEEEGVEEDVEEDEEVDEDAEDDEEVDEDAEEEEEEDEEEEEEEEEEEDYEQDERDQKEEGNDYDTRSEASDSGSESVSFTDGSVRSGSGTDGSDEKKKERKRARGISPIVFDRSGSSASESYAGSEKKHEKLSSSVRAVRKDQTSKLKYVLQDARFFLIKSNNHENVSLAKAKGVWSTLPVNEKKLNLAFRSARSVILIFSVRESGKFQGFARLSSESHHGGSPIHWVLPAGMSAKMLGGVFKIDWICRRELPFTKSAHLTNPWNEHKPVKIGRDGQEIELECGTQLCLLFPPDESIDLYQLIHKMRHKRRMHSQPRSRGRPSRREPVRDVGRRRPEDYDIHNSRKKPRIDYPPEFHQRPGYLKDPRYQEVDRRFSGVRRDVFLNGSYNDYVREFHNMGPPPPWQGMPPYPGMEQPPHHPYYQHHAPPPQAHPPYSGHHPVPHEARYRDKRVHDYDMRVDDFLRRTQAVVSGRRSRPRERDRERERDRPRDNRRDRERDRGRDRERERERICDRDRDRGERGRYRR, encoded by the exons atgggGAACTTAATGTTTTAGATGATATTTTGACTGAAGTACCAGAACAGGATGATGAACTGTACAATCCAGAGAGTGAACaggataaaaatgagaaaaaag gatcaaaaagaaaaagtgaacgAATGGAATCTACTGACAGCAAGCGACAGAAGCCTTCCATCCATTCACGGCAGTTGATTTCCAAGCCACTGAGCTCATCTGTTAGCAATAATAAAAGAATAGTTAGTACAAAAGGAAAGTCGGTTACAGAATATAAAAATGAGGAATATCAAAGATCTGAAAGGAACAAGCGTCTAGATGCTGATCGAAAAATTCGTCTGTCAAGTAGTTCTTCTCGAGAACCTTACAAGACTCAACCAGAAAAAGCTTGTCTACGGAAAAGGGATTCTGAAAGAAGGGCCAAGTCTCCTACACCAGATGGTTCTGAG AGAATTGGGCTTGAAGTTGATAGACGTGCAAGCAGATCCAGCCAATCCTCAAAGGAAGAAGTAAACTCTGAAGAATATGGCTCTGACCATGAGACGGGGAGCAGTGGTTCTTCTGATGAACAGGGCAACAACACTGAGAATGAGGAGGAAGGAGTGGAAGAAGATGTAGAGGAAGACGAAGAGGTAGACGAAGATGCAGAAGATGATGAGGAAGTGGATGAagatgcagaggaggaggaagaggaggatgaagaggaagaggaggaggaggaggaagaggaagactatGAACAGGACGAGAGAGatcagaaggaagagggaaatgactATGACACCCGGAGTGAGGCCAGTGACTCTGGTTCTGAGTCTGTTTCCTTCACAGATGGGTCTGTCAGATCTGGTTCAGGAACAGATGGATCAg atgagaaaaagaaggaaaggaagagagctcGAGGCATATCACCTATTGTTTTTGATAGAAGTGGCAGTTCTGCGTCAGAGTCATATGCAG GTTCAGAAAAGAAGCATGAGAAATTATCATCTTCCGTTCGTGCTGTCCGAAAAG atcaaaCCAGTAAACTCAAATATGTCCTTCAGGATGCAAGATTTTTCCTCATAAAGAGTAACAACCACGAGAATGTGTCCCTTGCCAAAGCTAAG GGTGTATGGTCCACATTGCCTGTAAATGAGAAGAAATTAAATCTTGCATTCAGATCTGCAAGGAGTGTTATCTTAATATTTTCTGTCAGAGAAAGTGGAAAATTTCAAG GTTTTGCCAGACTGTCTTCAGAATCACATCATGGTGGATCTCCTATACACTGGGTGCTTCCAGCAGGAATGAGTGCTAAAATGCTTGGAGGTGTCTTTAAAATTGACTGGATTTGCAG gCGTGAATTACCCTTCACTAAATCAGCTCATCTCACCAATCCTTGGAATGAACATAAGCCAGTCAAGATTGGGCGTGATGGAcag GAAATTGAACTTGAATGTGGAACCCAGCTTTGTCTTCTGTTTCCCCCTGATGAAAGTATTGACTTGTATCAGCTCATTCATAAAATGCGTCACAAGAGAAGAATGCATTCTCAGCCTCGATCAAGAGGACGACCATCCCGTCGAGAACCAGTCCGGGATGTGGGAAG GCGTCGACCAGAAGATTATGATATTCATAACAGCAGAAAGAAACCAAGGATTGACTATCCCCCTGAGTTTCACCAGAGACCAG GGTATTTAAAGGATCCCCGATACCAGGAAGTTGACAG ACGATTTTCAGGAGTTCGCCGAGATGTGTTTTTAAATGGG TCCTACAATGATTATGTGAGGGAATTTCATAACATGGGACCACCACCTCCTTGGCAAGGAATG CCTCCTTACCCGGGAATGGAACAGCCTCCACACCATCCTTACTACCAGCACCATGCTCCGCCTCCCCAAGCCCACCCCCCTTACTCAGGACACCATCCTGTACCCCATGAAGCAAGATACAGAGATAAACGAGTA cATGACTATGATATGAGGGTGGATGATTTCCTGCGCCGCACACAAGCTGTGGTCAGTGGTCGGAGAAGTAGACCCCGTGAAAGAGATCGGGAGCGAGAGCGAGACCGGCCTAGGGAtaacagaagagacagagaaagagacagaggtcGTGAtcgagaaagggaaagagaaagaatatgtgaTCGGGACAGAGACCGAGGGGAGAGAGGTCGTTACCGAAGATAA
- the Ythdc1 gene encoding YTH domain-containing protein 1 isoform X1, translated as MAADSREEKEDCQDCSSWLFSDGELNVLDDILTEVPEQDDELYNPESEQDKNEKKGSKRKSERMESTDSKRQKPSIHSRQLISKPLSSSVSNNKRIVSTKGKSVTEYKNEEYQRSERNKRLDADRKIRLSSSSSREPYKTQPEKACLRKRDSERRAKSPTPDGSERIGLEVDRRASRSSQSSKEEVNSEEYGSDHETGSSGSSDEQGNNTENEEEGVEEDVEEDEEVDEDAEDDEEVDEDAEEEEEEDEEEEEEEEEEEDYEQDERDQKEEGNDYDTRSEASDSGSESVSFTDGSVRSGSGTDGSDEKKKERKRARGISPIVFDRSGSSASESYAGSEKKHEKLSSSVRAVRKDQTSKLKYVLQDARFFLIKSNNHENVSLAKAKGVWSTLPVNEKKLNLAFRSARSVILIFSVRESGKFQGFARLSSESHHGGSPIHWVLPAGMSAKMLGGVFKIDWICRRELPFTKSAHLTNPWNEHKPVKIGRDGQEIELECGTQLCLLFPPDESIDLYQLIHKMRHKRRMHSQPRSRGRPSRREPVRDVGRRRPEDYDIHNSRKKPRIDYPPEFHQRPGYLKDPRYQEVDSFTNLIPNRRFSGVRRDVFLNGSYNDYVREFHNMGPPPPWQGMPPYPGMEQPPHHPYYQHHAPPPQAHPPYSGHHPVPHEARYRDKRVHDYDMRVDDFLRRTQAVVSGRRSRPRERDRERERDRPRDNRRDRERDRGRDRERERERICDRDRDRGERGRYRR; from the exons atgggGAACTTAATGTTTTAGATGATATTTTGACTGAAGTACCAGAACAGGATGATGAACTGTACAATCCAGAGAGTGAACaggataaaaatgagaaaaaag gatcaaaaagaaaaagtgaacgAATGGAATCTACTGACAGCAAGCGACAGAAGCCTTCCATCCATTCACGGCAGTTGATTTCCAAGCCACTGAGCTCATCTGTTAGCAATAATAAAAGAATAGTTAGTACAAAAGGAAAGTCGGTTACAGAATATAAAAATGAGGAATATCAAAGATCTGAAAGGAACAAGCGTCTAGATGCTGATCGAAAAATTCGTCTGTCAAGTAGTTCTTCTCGAGAACCTTACAAGACTCAACCAGAAAAAGCTTGTCTACGGAAAAGGGATTCTGAAAGAAGGGCCAAGTCTCCTACACCAGATGGTTCTGAG AGAATTGGGCTTGAAGTTGATAGACGTGCAAGCAGATCCAGCCAATCCTCAAAGGAAGAAGTAAACTCTGAAGAATATGGCTCTGACCATGAGACGGGGAGCAGTGGTTCTTCTGATGAACAGGGCAACAACACTGAGAATGAGGAGGAAGGAGTGGAAGAAGATGTAGAGGAAGACGAAGAGGTAGACGAAGATGCAGAAGATGATGAGGAAGTGGATGAagatgcagaggaggaggaagaggaggatgaagaggaagaggaggaggaggaggaagaggaagactatGAACAGGACGAGAGAGatcagaaggaagagggaaatgactATGACACCCGGAGTGAGGCCAGTGACTCTGGTTCTGAGTCTGTTTCCTTCACAGATGGGTCTGTCAGATCTGGTTCAGGAACAGATGGATCAg atgagaaaaagaaggaaaggaagagagctcGAGGCATATCACCTATTGTTTTTGATAGAAGTGGCAGTTCTGCGTCAGAGTCATATGCAG GTTCAGAAAAGAAGCATGAGAAATTATCATCTTCCGTTCGTGCTGTCCGAAAAG atcaaaCCAGTAAACTCAAATATGTCCTTCAGGATGCAAGATTTTTCCTCATAAAGAGTAACAACCACGAGAATGTGTCCCTTGCCAAAGCTAAG GGTGTATGGTCCACATTGCCTGTAAATGAGAAGAAATTAAATCTTGCATTCAGATCTGCAAGGAGTGTTATCTTAATATTTTCTGTCAGAGAAAGTGGAAAATTTCAAG GTTTTGCCAGACTGTCTTCAGAATCACATCATGGTGGATCTCCTATACACTGGGTGCTTCCAGCAGGAATGAGTGCTAAAATGCTTGGAGGTGTCTTTAAAATTGACTGGATTTGCAG gCGTGAATTACCCTTCACTAAATCAGCTCATCTCACCAATCCTTGGAATGAACATAAGCCAGTCAAGATTGGGCGTGATGGAcag GAAATTGAACTTGAATGTGGAACCCAGCTTTGTCTTCTGTTTCCCCCTGATGAAAGTATTGACTTGTATCAGCTCATTCATAAAATGCGTCACAAGAGAAGAATGCATTCTCAGCCTCGATCAAGAGGACGACCATCCCGTCGAGAACCAGTCCGGGATGTGGGAAG GCGTCGACCAGAAGATTATGATATTCATAACAGCAGAAAGAAACCAAGGATTGACTATCCCCCTGAGTTTCACCAGAGACCAG GGTATTTAAAGGATCCCCGATACCAGGAAGTTGACAG TTTCACAAATCTTATTCCCAACAGACGATTTTCAGGAGTTCGCCGAGATGTGTTTTTAAATGGG TCCTACAATGATTATGTGAGGGAATTTCATAACATGGGACCACCACCTCCTTGGCAAGGAATG CCTCCTTACCCGGGAATGGAACAGCCTCCACACCATCCTTACTACCAGCACCATGCTCCGCCTCCCCAAGCCCACCCCCCTTACTCAGGACACCATCCTGTACCCCATGAAGCAAGATACAGAGATAAACGAGTA cATGACTATGATATGAGGGTGGATGATTTCCTGCGCCGCACACAAGCTGTGGTCAGTGGTCGGAGAAGTAGACCCCGTGAAAGAGATCGGGAGCGAGAGCGAGACCGGCCTAGGGAtaacagaagagacagagaaagagacagaggtcGTGAtcgagaaagggaaagagaaagaatatgtgaTCGGGACAGAGACCGAGGGGAGAGAGGTCGTTACCGAAGATAA
- the Ythdc1 gene encoding YTH domain-containing protein 1 isoform X3, whose protein sequence is MAADSREEKDGELNVLDDILTEVPEQDDELYNPESEQDKNEKKGSKRKSERMESTDSKRQKPSIHSRQLISKPLSSSVSNNKRIVSTKGKSVTEYKNEEYQRSERNKRLDADRKIRLSSSSSREPYKTQPEKACLRKRDSERRAKSPTPDGSERIGLEVDRRASRSSQSSKEEVNSEEYGSDHETGSSGSSDEQGNNTENEEEGVEEDVEEDEEVDEDAEDDEEVDEDAEEEEEEDEEEEEEEEEEEDYEQDERDQKEEGNDYDTRSEASDSGSESVSFTDGSVRSGSGTDGSDEKKKERKRARGISPIVFDRSGSSASESYAGSEKKHEKLSSSVRAVRKDQTSKLKYVLQDARFFLIKSNNHENVSLAKAKGVWSTLPVNEKKLNLAFRSARSVILIFSVRESGKFQGFARLSSESHHGGSPIHWVLPAGMSAKMLGGVFKIDWICRRELPFTKSAHLTNPWNEHKPVKIGRDGQEIELECGTQLCLLFPPDESIDLYQLIHKMRHKRRMHSQPRSRGRPSRREPVRDVGRRRPEDYDIHNSRKKPRIDYPPEFHQRPGYLKDPRYQEVDSFTNLIPNRRFSGVRRDVFLNGSYNDYVREFHNMGPPPPWQGMPPYPGMEQPPHHPYYQHHAPPPQAHPPYSGHHPVPHEARYRDKRVHDYDMRVDDFLRRTQAVVSGRRSRPRERDRERERDRPRDNRRDRERDRGRDRERERERICDRDRDRGERGRYRR, encoded by the exons atgggGAACTTAATGTTTTAGATGATATTTTGACTGAAGTACCAGAACAGGATGATGAACTGTACAATCCAGAGAGTGAACaggataaaaatgagaaaaaag gatcaaaaagaaaaagtgaacgAATGGAATCTACTGACAGCAAGCGACAGAAGCCTTCCATCCATTCACGGCAGTTGATTTCCAAGCCACTGAGCTCATCTGTTAGCAATAATAAAAGAATAGTTAGTACAAAAGGAAAGTCGGTTACAGAATATAAAAATGAGGAATATCAAAGATCTGAAAGGAACAAGCGTCTAGATGCTGATCGAAAAATTCGTCTGTCAAGTAGTTCTTCTCGAGAACCTTACAAGACTCAACCAGAAAAAGCTTGTCTACGGAAAAGGGATTCTGAAAGAAGGGCCAAGTCTCCTACACCAGATGGTTCTGAG AGAATTGGGCTTGAAGTTGATAGACGTGCAAGCAGATCCAGCCAATCCTCAAAGGAAGAAGTAAACTCTGAAGAATATGGCTCTGACCATGAGACGGGGAGCAGTGGTTCTTCTGATGAACAGGGCAACAACACTGAGAATGAGGAGGAAGGAGTGGAAGAAGATGTAGAGGAAGACGAAGAGGTAGACGAAGATGCAGAAGATGATGAGGAAGTGGATGAagatgcagaggaggaggaagaggaggatgaagaggaagaggaggaggaggaggaagaggaagactatGAACAGGACGAGAGAGatcagaaggaagagggaaatgactATGACACCCGGAGTGAGGCCAGTGACTCTGGTTCTGAGTCTGTTTCCTTCACAGATGGGTCTGTCAGATCTGGTTCAGGAACAGATGGATCAg atgagaaaaagaaggaaaggaagagagctcGAGGCATATCACCTATTGTTTTTGATAGAAGTGGCAGTTCTGCGTCAGAGTCATATGCAG GTTCAGAAAAGAAGCATGAGAAATTATCATCTTCCGTTCGTGCTGTCCGAAAAG atcaaaCCAGTAAACTCAAATATGTCCTTCAGGATGCAAGATTTTTCCTCATAAAGAGTAACAACCACGAGAATGTGTCCCTTGCCAAAGCTAAG GGTGTATGGTCCACATTGCCTGTAAATGAGAAGAAATTAAATCTTGCATTCAGATCTGCAAGGAGTGTTATCTTAATATTTTCTGTCAGAGAAAGTGGAAAATTTCAAG GTTTTGCCAGACTGTCTTCAGAATCACATCATGGTGGATCTCCTATACACTGGGTGCTTCCAGCAGGAATGAGTGCTAAAATGCTTGGAGGTGTCTTTAAAATTGACTGGATTTGCAG gCGTGAATTACCCTTCACTAAATCAGCTCATCTCACCAATCCTTGGAATGAACATAAGCCAGTCAAGATTGGGCGTGATGGAcag GAAATTGAACTTGAATGTGGAACCCAGCTTTGTCTTCTGTTTCCCCCTGATGAAAGTATTGACTTGTATCAGCTCATTCATAAAATGCGTCACAAGAGAAGAATGCATTCTCAGCCTCGATCAAGAGGACGACCATCCCGTCGAGAACCAGTCCGGGATGTGGGAAG GCGTCGACCAGAAGATTATGATATTCATAACAGCAGAAAGAAACCAAGGATTGACTATCCCCCTGAGTTTCACCAGAGACCAG GGTATTTAAAGGATCCCCGATACCAGGAAGTTGACAG TTTCACAAATCTTATTCCCAACAGACGATTTTCAGGAGTTCGCCGAGATGTGTTTTTAAATGGG TCCTACAATGATTATGTGAGGGAATTTCATAACATGGGACCACCACCTCCTTGGCAAGGAATG CCTCCTTACCCGGGAATGGAACAGCCTCCACACCATCCTTACTACCAGCACCATGCTCCGCCTCCCCAAGCCCACCCCCCTTACTCAGGACACCATCCTGTACCCCATGAAGCAAGATACAGAGATAAACGAGTA cATGACTATGATATGAGGGTGGATGATTTCCTGCGCCGCACACAAGCTGTGGTCAGTGGTCGGAGAAGTAGACCCCGTGAAAGAGATCGGGAGCGAGAGCGAGACCGGCCTAGGGAtaacagaagagacagagaaagagacagaggtcGTGAtcgagaaagggaaagagaaagaatatgtgaTCGGGACAGAGACCGAGGGGAGAGAGGTCGTTACCGAAGATAA